One genomic region from Spirulina subsalsa PCC 9445 encodes:
- a CDS encoding tetratricopeptide repeat protein has translation MNNPIPPQSIATLQAQVQEARERQDSPAECEALGNLGLAYNRVQQWEKALQTFEELFTLAQSRDYLRGEGLALCGRAQVAYHQGNYGEARTWIDQALEKGEEEAWIKARALVSLGDRNLIFRDYRQAERAYQTALKLARSQGFRDVEGLALQGVAWLWVVQGLGGQALGLWQEALKLAEDLGDTAQEALIFRGLASTYQQLGDWGEGIGASERAIALAGEIGDRRTEARSQLVLGACYLAQQQISQALECSAAALKYSESVGDNVTKLASLDLTGSCYLNQQNYELALNCYQEQFNLAGEMEDRISQGDSLVKMAAVFFNQGDYEAALTYYRRCLELGEEIQNEPTQLAAFWGLGSCYLNLKDYEQALNYYQQQLAAAQSLELLVSQALALQNLGAVHQVKAEYPQAIGYYQQQLDIAQKLDDPTHQITALSNLVNGFILQEDFDQAIERRNQQLDLAQRVERKDWQAEILGALAEIYWLKKGDYPPAIDYFEQQRQIAEELGDIQQQGQAVGNLGYLYRGLGESQTALRYLNQWLAISRQIENKIWESNALVGLGDVCYSLGEYTDALEAYQARLPIIRDLNDKAGESYTVGWIGASYASLGQHELAIEYRQQWLNLARELGNRQDEGNALQNLAINYFTLTHYQPAINCYELALEIQRELGNLEEQNAILEWLGRAYYAVQNYEQARLIFEQWLGLCRELGNLTQEVEALGWVGYSEWQLGHLEQALSYLERRLGLVQEWEDKTVFKGTLNDLINLSKQLQQTEKAISFSEMQVSLLENLGDRAGEYSNRYDLAVLRFNSGQYQEALSGFESALPVAEGLEEGNEKSRNIANCRYMLGQCYHNLDQKEAAISDYQQAVILYVQLGVKDWAVKGLGYIGSLCRSLKRYEEAIQAQEQRLGIVRELNDRVSEQSCLYDLGCVYNDLKEWERGVEYFGLALDLAVELGQKQNEANAHYMLGQCYHNLDQKEAAISDYQQAVILYVQLGVKDWAVKALGYIGSLCRSLKRYEEAIQAQEQRLGIVRELNDRVSERSCLYDLGCVCKDLKEWERGVEYFGLALDLAVELGEKYKQANAHYMLGQCFRSLNWIDEAIKSYLQAGDLYRETKTEKWAANVLIKLGDIYLNKVDGSKAENIEQAIGYYKAALKVYTREKYPEDWAIVQCSLGAALGTQAEMGINPSANLKSAIVACDEAARIQRELGLEKDLSETLTNLGNARMIQARMGMNPVANLESAIAAYDEAAEIRRRLGLDKDLSDTLNNLGVARSTQAEMGINPSANLESAIAAYEEAARILRGLELEKDLSTTLNNLGAVRMIQAQMGMNPVANLESAIAAYDQAAEISRRLGLDKDLSRTLNNLGVALGTQAEMGINPSANLKSAIVACDEAARILRRLGLEKDLSSTLNNLGVALGTQAQMGINPSANLESAIAAYDEAAEIRRRLGLDKDLSDTLNNLGVARRTQAQMGINPSANLESAIAACDEAARISRRLGLARDLAGTLNNFGFAYQAQSRLAGNSPTQTQQALENAYRSFQEALDQVEYLRGEIKADSEGYKRNFNEEWNKVYRGMVEVCLELGRYTDAIEYADRSKARNLVELMATRDAYPGGVIPENTRQRLQALKIAISQEDRRLQTDENPDYTHLNQLQQEKQQLEPYKPLHFEAMQKLLDEETAILEWYILPDKFLTFTLTRHGLNLWTSSQEDLNNLNDWTITYVNDYRTNKTQWRTKLKQRLPELPQILHLDEILSNLLQQFPTCQKLILIPHRYLHLFPLHALPVITKDGKSQCLQDLFPQGVAYAPNCQVLQQAQNRINQLPHFNQLFAIQNPTQDLSFTDIEVETIQTLFNPSHTLKHHQAQKTNILDSNPSQPKTQDSLKNAHCAHFSCHGYFNFQEALKSALILAQSEFTPPPQPDDPTRYLPLKENKFLDLQKCLTLEDILRLDLGNCRLVTLSACETGVTDPTSSSDEYIGLPSGFILAGSPNVISTLWTVADISTAFLMIRFYQKVKEGQTVPLALKEAQIWLRDTPLQSLREWAATVSPTLREKLNQEYPERQYPPQKKLFTNPYYWAAFCAIGF, from the coding sequence ATGAATAACCCAATCCCTCCCCAATCCATTGCTACGCTACAGGCACAGGTGCAAGAAGCAAGGGAGCGGCAAGATTCCCCGGCAGAGTGTGAGGCCTTGGGGAATTTGGGGTTAGCTTATAACCGAGTCCAGCAGTGGGAGAAAGCGCTTCAAACCTTTGAGGAACTATTCACGCTGGCTCAGTCTAGGGACTATCTGAGGGGTGAAGGTTTGGCGCTCTGTGGTCGCGCTCAGGTGGCTTATCATCAAGGCAACTATGGGGAGGCGAGAACATGGATTGACCAAGCCTTGGAGAAGGGGGAAGAAGAGGCTTGGATTAAAGCGAGAGCTTTGGTCAGTTTGGGGGATCGTAACCTGATTTTTCGGGATTATCGACAGGCAGAAAGAGCGTATCAAACCGCTTTAAAGCTTGCCCGCTCTCAAGGCTTTCGGGATGTGGAAGGATTGGCACTGCAAGGCGTGGCTTGGCTGTGGGTCGTGCAAGGATTGGGGGGGCAGGCATTGGGCTTATGGCAAGAAGCGTTAAAACTCGCCGAAGATTTGGGGGATACGGCACAAGAGGCCTTGATTTTTAGGGGTTTGGCTTCCACTTACCAGCAACTGGGGGATTGGGGAGAAGGCATTGGGGCTAGTGAGAGGGCGATCGCCTTAGCAGGGGAAATAGGCGATCGCCGCACAGAAGCCCGGAGTCAGTTAGTGTTAGGCGCTTGTTATTTAGCCCAACAGCAGATTAGTCAAGCCCTAGAATGTAGTGCCGCCGCCCTAAAATACAGTGAATCTGTTGGCGATAATGTTACCAAGCTGGCCAGTTTAGACTTAACAGGAAGTTGTTATTTAAACCAGCAGAACTATGAACTCGCTCTGAACTGTTATCAGGAACAATTTAATCTGGCCGGAGAGATGGAGGACAGGATTTCCCAAGGGGATAGTTTAGTTAAAATGGCGGCAGTCTTTTTCAATCAAGGCGATTATGAAGCCGCACTAACTTATTATCGTCGATGTTTAGAGTTGGGGGAAGAGATTCAAAATGAACCGACCCAATTAGCAGCCTTTTGGGGGTTAGGGTCTTGTTATTTAAACCTCAAAGACTATGAGCAGGCTTTAAATTATTATCAGCAACAACTGGCCGCCGCCCAATCTCTTGAGCTTCTAGTTTCTCAGGCTCTAGCTTTACAAAACTTAGGGGCTGTCCATCAAGTCAAAGCAGAATATCCCCAAGCTATTGGTTATTACCAGCAGCAATTGGATATTGCTCAAAAACTGGACGATCCAACTCATCAAATCACGGCCTTAAGTAATTTAGTCAATGGGTTTATTTTACAAGAAGACTTTGACCAAGCCATTGAACGGCGCAATCAACAGTTAGACCTTGCCCAGAGGGTGGAGCGCAAAGACTGGCAGGCTGAGATTTTAGGAGCTTTAGCAGAAATTTACTGGTTGAAAAAGGGAGATTATCCCCCAGCAATTGATTATTTTGAGCAGCAACGGCAGATTGCTGAGGAATTAGGGGATATCCAGCAGCAAGGTCAGGCTGTGGGCAATTTAGGATATCTTTATCGAGGTTTAGGTGAATCTCAAACTGCTCTTCGTTATTTGAATCAATGGTTAGCAATTAGTCGCCAAATTGAGAATAAAATTTGGGAAAGTAATGCTTTAGTTGGGCTGGGAGATGTTTGTTACTCCCTAGGGGAGTATACCGACGCTTTGGAAGCTTATCAAGCACGATTGCCCATTATTCGGGACTTAAACGACAAAGCCGGGGAAAGTTATACAGTGGGTTGGATTGGGGCAAGTTATGCCAGTTTAGGGCAGCATGAATTGGCGATTGAATATCGTCAGCAGTGGCTGAATTTAGCGAGGGAGTTGGGGAATCGTCAGGATGAAGGAAATGCTTTGCAAAATCTGGCGATTAATTATTTTACCTTAACCCATTATCAGCCAGCAATTAATTGTTATGAATTGGCTTTAGAGATTCAGCGAGAGTTGGGGAATTTAGAAGAACAAAATGCTATTTTAGAATGGTTAGGACGAGCTTATTATGCGGTTCAGAATTACGAGCAGGCGCGGCTTATTTTTGAGCAGTGGTTAGGGTTATGTCGAGAGTTGGGGAACTTGACCCAAGAGGTAGAAGCCTTGGGTTGGGTGGGATATAGTGAGTGGCAGTTAGGTCATTTAGAGCAGGCTTTGAGTTATCTTGAACGGCGTTTAGGGTTGGTGCAGGAGTGGGAAGATAAGACGGTTTTCAAGGGAACATTGAATGATTTAATTAATCTTTCTAAGCAATTGCAGCAGACAGAAAAGGCTATTTCTTTTTCTGAAATGCAGGTGAGTTTGTTGGAAAATTTGGGGGATAGGGCGGGGGAATATTCCAATCGTTATGATTTGGCAGTGTTGCGGTTTAATAGTGGGCAATATCAGGAGGCGTTATCGGGTTTTGAGTCGGCTTTACCAGTGGCTGAAGGTTTGGAGGAGGGGAATGAGAAAAGCCGGAATATTGCCAATTGTCGGTATATGTTGGGGCAATGTTATCACAATTTAGACCAGAAGGAAGCGGCAATTAGTGATTATCAGCAGGCGGTGATTTTATATGTTCAATTGGGGGTGAAGGATTGGGCGGTTAAAGGGTTGGGTTATATCGGTTCTTTGTGTCGTAGTTTGAAGCGGTATGAGGAGGCAATTCAGGCGCAGGAGCAACGGTTGGGGATTGTGCGGGAGTTGAATGATAGGGTTTCTGAGCAGTCTTGTTTGTATGATTTGGGGTGTGTTTACAATGATCTCAAGGAATGGGAGCGGGGAGTTGAATATTTTGGGCTGGCTTTGGATTTGGCGGTTGAGTTGGGGCAGAAGCAAAATGAAGCAAATGCTCATTATATGTTGGGGCAATGTTATCACAATTTAGACCAGAAGGAAGCGGCAATTAGTGATTATCAGCAGGCGGTGATTTTATATGTTCAATTGGGGGTGAAGGATTGGGCGGTTAAAGCGTTGGGTTATATCGGTTCTTTGTGTCGTAGTTTGAAGCGGTATGAGGAGGCAATTCAGGCGCAGGAGCAACGGTTGGGGATTGTGCGGGAGTTGAATGATAGGGTTTCTGAGCGGTCTTGTTTGTATGATTTGGGGTGTGTTTGTAAGGATCTCAAGGAATGGGAGCGGGGAGTTGAATATTTTGGGCTGGCTTTAGATTTAGCGGTTGAGTTGGGGGAGAAATATAAACAAGCCAATGCTCATTATATGTTGGGGCAATGTTTTCGGAGTCTGAACTGGATTGATGAGGCAATTAAATCTTATTTGCAGGCAGGTGATCTATACAGAGAAACTAAAACAGAAAAATGGGCTGCTAATGTTTTAATTAAATTGGGAGATATTTATTTAAATAAGGTTGACGGGAGTAAAGCTGAAAATATAGAACAGGCTATTGGCTATTATAAAGCAGCATTAAAAGTCTATACTCGTGAAAAATATCCCGAAGATTGGGCAATAGTGCAATGTAGTCTGGGGGCTGCCCTCGGCACCCAAGCTGAGATGGGCATCAACCCCTCCGCCAATCTCAAAAGTGCCATCGTTGCTTGCGATGAAGCCGCCCGGATTCAGAGGGAGTTGGGGTTAGAGAAAGACCTCTCTGAAACCCTGACTAACCTCGGCAATGCCCGCATGATCCAAGCCCGGATGGGCATGAACCCGGTAGCGAATCTCGAAAGTGCGATCGCCGCCTACGATGAAGCCGCAGAGATTCGGCGGCGGTTGGGGTTAGACAAAGACCTCTCCGATACCCTGAATAACCTCGGAGTTGCCCGCAGCACCCAAGCCGAGATGGGCATCAACCCCTCCGCCAATCTCGAAAGTGCCATCGCCGCCTACGAGGAAGCCGCCAGGATTCTGCGGGGGTTGGAGTTAGAGAAAGACCTCTCCACAACCCTGAATAACCTCGGCGCTGTCCGCATGATCCAAGCCCAGATGGGCATGAACCCGGTAGCGAATCTCGAAAGTGCGATCGCCGCCTACGATCAAGCAGCAGAGATTAGTCGGCGGTTGGGGTTAGACAAAGACCTCTCCAGAACCCTGAATAACCTCGGAGTTGCCCTCGGCACCCAAGCCGAGATGGGCATCAACCCCTCCGCCAATCTCAAAAGTGCCATCGTTGCTTGCGATGAAGCCGCCAGGATTCTGCGGCGGTTGGGGTTAGAAAAAGACCTCTCCTCTACCCTGAATAACCTCGGAGTTGCCCTCGGCACCCAAGCCCAGATGGGCATCAACCCCTCCGCCAATCTCGAAAGTGCGATCGCCGCCTACGATGAAGCCGCAGAGATTCGGCGGCGGTTGGGGTTAGACAAAGACCTCTCAGATACCCTGAATAACCTGGGAGTTGCCCGCCGCACCCAAGCCCAGATGGGCATCAACCCCTCCGCCAATCTCGAAAGTGCGATCGCTGCTTGCGATGAAGCGGCAAGGATTAGTCGGCGGTTGGGGTTAGCCCGCGACTTAGCAGGAACTTTGAATAACTTTGGTTTTGCCTACCAAGCCCAATCTCGCCTAGCTGGGAACAGTCCCACCCAGACACAACAAGCCCTAGAAAATGCCTACCGTAGCTTCCAGGAAGCCCTAGACCAGGTGGAATATCTCCGAGGTGAAATTAAAGCCGATAGTGAAGGCTATAAACGCAACTTTAATGAAGAATGGAACAAGGTTTATCGCGGTATGGTGGAAGTGTGCCTAGAATTAGGCAGATACACTGATGCCATCGAATACGCAGACCGTAGCAAAGCCCGGAACTTGGTCGAACTCATGGCCACCCGTGACGCTTATCCGGGGGGCGTGATACCCGAAAACACCCGCCAACGGTTGCAAGCCCTTAAAATTGCCATTAGCCAAGAAGACCGCCGCCTACAAACAGACGAGAACCCGGACTATACCCACCTCAACCAACTGCAACAAGAAAAACAACAACTCGAACCCTATAAACCCCTGCATTTCGAGGCAATGCAAAAGTTACTCGATGAAGAAACCGCCATTTTGGAATGGTACATCCTCCCCGATAAATTCCTGACCTTCACCCTCACCCGCCACGGCCTCAACCTCTGGACATCTTCTCAAGAAGACCTAAACAACCTCAACGACTGGACTATTACCTATGTCAACGACTACCGCACCAACAAAACCCAATGGAGAACGAAACTCAAGCAACGCCTCCCAGAACTCCCCCAAATCCTCCACCTCGATGAAATCCTCTCCAACCTCCTGCAACAATTCCCCACCTGCCAAAAACTCATTCTCATCCCCCACCGCTACCTGCACCTCTTCCCCCTCCACGCCCTACCCGTCATCACCAAAGACGGTAAGAGTCAATGCCTACAAGACCTCTTCCCCCAAGGAGTCGCCTACGCCCCCAACTGCCAAGTCCTGCAACAAGCCCAAAACCGCATCAACCAACTCCCCCACTTTAACCAACTCTTCGCCATCCAAAACCCCACCCAAGACCTCTCCTTCACCGATATAGAAGTGGAAACCATCCAAACCCTCTTTAACCCCTCCCACACCCTCAAACACCACCAAGCCCAAAAAACCAACATCCTCGACTCCAACCCCAGCCAACCCAAAACCCAAGACTCCCTGAAAAACGCCCACTGCGCCCACTTCTCCTGTCATGGCTACTTCAACTTTCAAGAAGCCCTCAAATCCGCCCTCATCCTCGCCCAAAGCGAATTTACCCCCCCACCCCAACCCGACGACCCCACCCGCTACCTCCCCCTTAAAGAAAACAAATTCCTCGACCTGCAAAAGTGCCTCACCTTAGAGGACATCCTGCGCCTCGACCTGGGCAACTGCCGCCTCGTCACCCTCTCCGCCTGCGAAACCGGGGTAACAGACCCCACCTCCAGCAGTGATGAATATATCGGCCTGCCCAGTGGCTTCATTTTGGCGGGTTCTCCCAACGTGATAAGCACCCTTTGGACAGTGGCGGACATCTCCACCGCCTTCCTGATGATTCGCTTCTACCAGAAGGTGAAAGAGGGTCAAACCGTCCCCCTCGCCCTCAAAGAGGCTCAAATCTGGTTACGAGATACGCCACTACAAAGCTTAAGAGAATGGGCGGCTACAGTGTCCCCCACTTTAAGGGAGAAACTGAATCAAGAGTATCCAGAAAGGCAGTATCCACCCCAGAAAAAACTGTTCACAAACCCTTATTATTGGGCGGCTTTTTGTGCCATTGGTTTCTAA
- a CDS encoding type II toxin-antitoxin system RelE family toxin produces MPNNSRRVQIDLTPEYRNNLKKLAKKYRNIRCDTQAVIEPLKQGCVLGDRLAGFGENIYVYKVRAKNSNIQKGKSGGYRIIYLLESETSILLLTIYTKSEQDDITVEQIQDILADFSG; encoded by the coding sequence ATGCCGAATAACTCTCGACGGGTTCAAATTGATTTAACGCCTGAGTATCGCAATAATCTCAAAAAATTGGCTAAAAAATATAGAAACATTCGGTGTGACACTCAGGCTGTGATTGAACCCTTAAAACAAGGATGTGTCTTAGGGGATCGTCTTGCAGGATTTGGCGAGAATATTTATGTATACAAGGTTAGAGCCAAGAATAGTAATATCCAAAAAGGTAAAAGTGGTGGCTATCGCATCATTTATTTACTGGAATCAGAAACCAGTATTTTGCTGTTAACAATTTATACTAAATCCGAACAAGATGATATTACGGTAGAGCAAATTCAAGATATTTTAGCCGATTTCTCTGGATGA
- a CDS encoding Uma2 family endonuclease: protein MTQSVDRTIIPPAFPDHTQLPESDGTFVKNFQEHPQSILLTDSLESTLQALHPDGQYAIGQDSGIYWRETDPPERGAEAPDWFYVPNVPPRLDGQYRRSYVLWREYIVPFIAIEFASGDGSEERDNTPLSRLPDGVKQKPGKFWVYERIIRIPYYAIYLIQTNELEVYNWLNGRYHRLEPNERGHYPIATMGVELGVWEGSYQNQTQHWLRWWDTEGNLLLTGSELAKLERQRAEAERQRADSAEQSQREAIPKLLAMGLSVEQVAEALCLSVEEVARLG, encoded by the coding sequence ATGACCCAAAGCGTAGACCGGACAATCATACCGCCTGCTTTTCCCGATCATACTCAATTACCTGAATCTGACGGAACGTTTGTGAAAAATTTTCAAGAACATCCCCAGAGTATTTTACTCACTGATTCTCTGGAAAGCACCCTGCAAGCTCTCCACCCTGATGGACAATATGCAATCGGCCAGGATTCTGGTATTTATTGGCGGGAAACGGATCCCCCGGAACGGGGCGCTGAGGCCCCGGATTGGTTCTATGTTCCCAATGTTCCACCCCGATTAGATGGGCAATATCGCCGTTCTTATGTGTTGTGGCGGGAGTATATTGTTCCGTTTATTGCGATTGAATTTGCGAGTGGGGATGGTTCTGAAGAACGAGATAATACTCCTTTATCTCGTTTGCCGGACGGTGTTAAGCAAAAACCGGGGAAGTTCTGGGTTTATGAGCGGATTATTCGTATTCCCTATTATGCAATTTATCTGATTCAAACGAATGAGTTAGAAGTGTATAACTGGCTGAATGGTCGCTACCACCGTTTGGAGCCTAATGAGCGTGGACATTATCCCATTGCTACGATGGGGGTGGAGTTGGGGGTGTGGGAGGGAAGTTATCAAAATCAAACTCAGCACTGGTTACGTTGGTGGGATACTGAGGGGAATTTGTTGCTGACGGGGAGTGAGTTGGCTAAACTCGAACGCCAACGGGCGGAAGCGGAACGCCAACGGGCAGATAGTGCTGAACAAAGTCAACGAGAGGCAATTCCTAAACTGTTGGCAATGGGTTTAAGTGTGGAACAGGTGGCTGAGGCTTTATGTTTGTCGGTGGAAGAGGTGGCAAGACTGGGGTAG
- a CDS encoding methyltransferase domain-containing protein: protein MSEIAHPHFWENRYQEGTSRWDLGQATPSLIHFLQSPEAPPPGSVVVLGCGRGYDALLFGELGYETLGVDFAPSAIAHAQELAQNYDNPARFLERNIFDLSTEFPQSFDYVFEHTCFCAIPLNQRPQYVELVHSLLKPQGELIAVFFTHTRPGGPPFGTTPAEIEQRFSPYFDLLTLSPTPHSVPSRQGEEHFARLRKK, encoded by the coding sequence ATGTCAGAAATTGCCCACCCTCACTTTTGGGAAAACCGCTATCAAGAAGGAACATCCCGTTGGGACTTAGGACAAGCTACTCCTAGTTTAATCCACTTCCTCCAGAGTCCAGAAGCCCCCCCTCCCGGTTCGGTGGTGGTTTTGGGCTGTGGAAGGGGCTATGATGCCCTGTTGTTTGGGGAGTTGGGGTATGAGACATTAGGGGTAGACTTTGCGCCTTCTGCGATCGCCCATGCCCAAGAACTCGCCCAAAACTATGATAATCCCGCCCGTTTCCTAGAACGCAATATTTTTGATTTATCCACAGAATTTCCTCAATCCTTTGATTATGTCTTTGAACACACCTGTTTCTGTGCCATCCCCTTAAACCAGCGCCCCCAATACGTGGAACTGGTGCATTCTCTCCTCAAACCCCAAGGGGAATTAATCGCCGTTTTCTTCACCCATACCCGTCCCGGAGGCCCTCCCTTTGGCACCACCCCGGCCGAAATCGAGCAACGTTTTAGCCCCTATTTTGACCTTCTCACCCTCTCCCCCACCCCCCACTCCGTCCCCTCCCGGCAAGGAGAAGAACACTTTGCCCGGTTGCGCAAAAAGTAA
- a CDS encoding MinD/ParA family ATP-binding protein encodes MPQIISIHSFRHGTGKSTFTTNLAVTLGQQGYRVGLVETDIQRRSHFSPRSHYSSLGVDWGEHQPLLQDYFLGQVSLSELVCDRSALLNPTLSDAPGYLGIIHHHFNFVQPLPPELRDVQQIHQILWEITTHLQLDYLLIDLYPGLSEETLPLIALCDIFLVLLCIDYPEFQGTAVTLDVAKRLEIPHITLLLNQVPKTLNTPLLKQQIEMAYDTSILGILPWAEPMQTLEKEDIFSVSFPDHPYSQVVQDIAHHLRQFSSANSLENKLNSSSNPGLSIFELIELSPVKRQLITIMIRHCSMTWEELINATEQEPQKLHILLQELLEQGFIEAHHTNQKTYYKPRLIRSKPLLKNQLFNLEDL; translated from the coding sequence ATGCCCCAAATTATCTCTATTCATTCTTTCCGTCATGGTACGGGCAAATCTACATTCACCACGAATTTAGCGGTGACATTAGGTCAACAGGGTTATCGGGTGGGTTTGGTGGAAACAGATATTCAGAGGCGATCGCATTTTTCCCCTCGTTCCCATTATTCCTCTTTGGGCGTAGATTGGGGGGAGCATCAACCTTTACTTCAGGATTATTTTCTTGGTCAGGTGAGTTTATCTGAGTTAGTGTGCGATCGCAGCGCACTCCTCAACCCCACTCTCTCAGATGCCCCCGGTTATCTAGGCATTATCCACCATCATTTTAACTTCGTCCAACCCCTGCCCCCAGAACTTCGTGATGTCCAACAAATTCACCAGATTCTTTGGGAAATTACAACCCATCTCCAGCTTGATTATTTACTCATTGATCTCTACCCCGGACTGAGTGAAGAAACTTTACCCCTAATTGCCCTCTGTGATATTTTTTTAGTCCTTTTATGTATTGACTATCCTGAATTTCAAGGGACGGCTGTCACGCTTGATGTTGCCAAACGTCTTGAAATTCCCCACATTACCCTCCTGCTTAATCAAGTTCCTAAAACTTTGAACACTCCCCTCTTAAAACAACAAATCGAAATGGCTTATGATACCTCAATTTTAGGAATTTTACCTTGGGCTGAACCCATGCAAACCCTTGAAAAAGAAGATATATTTTCCGTCTCTTTTCCTGACCATCCTTACAGCCAAGTTGTTCAAGATATTGCTCACCATTTACGTCAATTTTCTAGTGCTAACAGCCTCGAAAATAAACTTAACTCATCGTCAAATCCCGGATTAAGTATTTTTGAATTAATCGAGCTTTCTCCAGTTAAAAGACAACTTATAACAATCATGATTCGTCATTGCTCAATGACTTGGGAGGAACTAATCAACGCAACTGAACAAGAACCCCAGAAACTGCACATCTTATTACAAGAACTTCTCGAACAAGGTTTTATTGAAGCCCATCATACGAACCAAAAAACCTACTATAAACCTCGTTTAATTCGTTCTAAACCTTTACTCAAAAATCAATTATTTAATTTAGAAGACTTATAG
- the blsG gene encoding arginine 2,3-aminomutase: MLNTQKRQLVWEDWRSQLQHRISTLEQLREWVNVTPEEEEAIAQCQGKYRWSITPYYASLMDRNDPSCPIRQQAIPQLGEFKTFANASEDPVGDTEYRKTNRVIHKYPDRVIMLVTEACAVYCRHCTRKYHTTDLEGSYFEQNEALAWDQDFRYIHDHPEIRDVLLTGGDPLTYGDEKLEWIIATLRKIPHVEIIRIGSRYPVLLPQRITPKFCQMLDRYHPIWLNTHFNHGKEITPASAEACDRLLRHGVVVQNQTVLLKGINDNLETMRDLLKSLLKIRVRPYYLYHCDNVTGVSHFVPSIETGRAIMRGLQGYMTGFAVPQYIITTKLGKIPLWEQQVHQQGNGYHLENYRGQTMPLYEDL; this comes from the coding sequence ATGTTGAACACCCAAAAACGTCAGTTGGTTTGGGAAGATTGGCGATCGCAACTGCAACACCGAATTAGCACCTTAGAACAATTGCGGGAGTGGGTCAACGTAACACCAGAGGAGGAAGAGGCGATCGCGCAATGTCAAGGAAAATACCGTTGGAGTATTACCCCCTACTATGCCTCCTTGATGGATCGCAACGATCCCAGCTGTCCCATCCGCCAACAAGCGATTCCCCAACTCGGAGAATTCAAAACCTTTGCCAACGCTTCAGAAGATCCCGTCGGAGACACAGAATATCGCAAAACGAACCGCGTCATACATAAATATCCCGATCGGGTGATCATGCTCGTCACAGAAGCTTGTGCTGTCTACTGTCGTCACTGTACCCGCAAATACCACACCACCGACCTAGAAGGCAGTTATTTTGAACAAAACGAAGCGCTGGCCTGGGATCAAGACTTCCGCTATATTCATGATCACCCTGAAATCCGGGATGTTTTACTCACGGGAGGAGATCCCCTGACCTACGGTGATGAAAAACTTGAGTGGATTATTGCCACCTTACGGAAAATCCCCCACGTTGAAATTATTCGTATTGGCTCCCGTTATCCTGTCTTGCTGCCTCAACGCATTACCCCCAAATTTTGCCAAATGTTGGATCGTTACCATCCCATCTGGCTAAATACCCACTTCAATCATGGCAAGGAAATCACCCCCGCCTCGGCCGAGGCCTGCGATCGCCTCCTACGTCACGGCGTTGTCGTCCAAAATCAAACCGTCCTTCTCAAAGGCATTAACGACAACCTCGAAACCATGAGGGATCTACTCAAAAGTCTCCTGAAAATTCGTGTTCGTCCCTACTATCTCTATCATTGCGATAACGTCACTGGAGTGTCTCATTTTGTCCCTAGTATTGAAACCGGACGAGCCATTATGCGCGGTCTACAAGGCTATATGACAGGCTTTGCAGTCCCCCAATATATCATCACCACCAAACTGGGTAAAATCCCCCTCTGGGAGCAACAAGTCCATCAACAAGGGAATGGCTATCACCTAGAAAACTATCGCGGTCAAACCATGCCGCTTTACGAAGACCTTTGA
- the rpsD gene encoding 30S ribosomal protein S4, which translates to MSRYRGPRLRITRRLGELPGLTRKSSRRSYPPGQHGQNRRKRSEYAIRLEEKQKLRFNYGVSERQLIRYMRQARRATGSTGERLLQLLEMRLDNTVFRLGMAGTIPAARQLVNHGHVMVNGRVVDIASYQCRAGDVVTVRNKENSRRLVEANMEYPGLANLPSHLEFDKQTMTGKVNGIVEREWVALNINELLVVEYYSRKV; encoded by the coding sequence ATGTCTCGTTATAGAGGACCTCGTTTGCGCATCACCCGCCGTCTAGGGGAATTGCCGGGTTTAACACGGAAAAGTAGCCGTCGCAGTTATCCCCCTGGACAACATGGACAGAATCGGCGGAAACGTTCTGAATATGCCATCCGTCTGGAGGAAAAGCAAAAGTTACGGTTCAACTATGGTGTTTCTGAGCGCCAGTTAATTCGTTATATGCGCCAAGCGCGTAGAGCGACGGGATCAACAGGTGAACGTCTGTTGCAATTGCTGGAAATGCGTTTAGATAATACGGTATTCCGCTTGGGAATGGCGGGAACGATTCCGGCGGCTCGTCAGTTGGTGAATCATGGTCATGTGATGGTGAATGGTCGTGTGGTCGATATTGCCAGTTACCAATGCCGTGCGGGAGATGTGGTTACGGTGCGGAATAAGGAGAATTCCCGTCGTTTGGTGGAAGCTAATATGGAGTACCCCGGTTTAGCGAATCTACCGAGCCATCTGGAATTTGATAAACAAACCATGACGGGTAAGGTGAATGGTATTGTTGAACGGGAATGGGTGGCTCTCAATATCAATGAACTGTTGGTGGTTGAGTACTATTCTCGCAAAGTGTAG